From the genome of Candidatus Desulfarcum epimagneticum, one region includes:
- a CDS encoding Heterodisulfide reductase subunit A has protein sequence MTEDKAAPASGTILVVGGGISGLTTALEAAEVGYEVFLVEKNPYLGGRVAQLNQYFPKLCPPTCGLEINFRRIKDNPRLKVFTLAEVEKVEGSPGAYDVAIKINPRYVNEKCTCCGECEAAVKTEVDDDFNFGMSRAKGARLPFEMAFPARYVIDPKIKGADDAQKCLDACPYGAVDFDMEPKTLNIQAGAIVWATGWTPYDAKKIDNLGFGKYDNIITNMMMERLAAPNGPTKGKILRPSDGKAPESVAFVQCAGSRDENHLPYCSYICCMASLKQATYLRERYPDAKIYIFYIDLRAPGQRYEKFYKKIKEDENIFLIKGKVAEVSEEAGGDITVVAENAVTGEKTRQKVEMAVLATGMQPSAAAAKLPGDLKYTEDGFIINDFEKGGMFAAGCANKPADVVSSNQNATGMALKAIQTLVKN, from the coding sequence ATGACAGAAGACAAAGCAGCCCCGGCAAGCGGAACCATTTTGGTTGTCGGCGGAGGAATCAGCGGGCTGACCACGGCCCTCGAAGCCGCCGAAGTGGGGTATGAGGTGTTCCTGGTCGAAAAAAATCCTTACCTGGGCGGAAGAGTGGCGCAGTTGAACCAGTATTTCCCGAAGCTATGCCCCCCGACCTGCGGCCTGGAAATCAATTTTAGAAGAATTAAAGACAATCCCCGCTTAAAGGTATTCACCCTGGCGGAGGTGGAAAAAGTGGAGGGCTCCCCCGGGGCCTATGACGTCGCCATTAAAATCAACCCCAGGTATGTGAACGAAAAATGCACATGCTGCGGGGAATGCGAGGCGGCCGTCAAGACCGAGGTGGACGATGACTTCAATTTCGGCATGAGCCGGGCCAAAGGCGCCAGACTGCCTTTCGAGATGGCCTTTCCCGCCCGGTACGTGATTGATCCCAAAATCAAGGGCGCAGATGACGCGCAAAAATGCCTGGACGCGTGCCCATACGGCGCCGTTGATTTCGACATGGAGCCCAAGACCTTAAACATCCAGGCGGGAGCCATTGTCTGGGCCACCGGATGGACCCCCTACGACGCCAAAAAAATCGACAACCTGGGTTTTGGAAAATATGACAACATCATCACCAACATGATGATGGAGCGCCTCGCCGCGCCCAACGGCCCCACAAAGGGAAAAATCCTCAGACCTTCAGACGGCAAAGCCCCCGAGAGCGTGGCCTTTGTCCAATGCGCCGGCTCCAGAGATGAGAACCATCTTCCCTACTGCTCATACATCTGCTGCATGGCCTCTCTCAAACAGGCCACTTATCTGCGCGAGCGGTATCCCGACGCCAAAATCTACATCTTCTACATCGACTTGCGGGCCCCGGGCCAGAGGTATGAAAAGTTCTACAAAAAGATCAAGGAGGATGAAAACATTTTCCTGATCAAAGGCAAAGTGGCGGAGGTCTCCGAAGAGGCCGGCGGCGATATCACCGTTGTGGCGGAAAACGCCGTGACCGGGGAAAAAACCCGGCAAAAGGTTGAAATGGCGGTTCTGGCCACCGGCATGCAGCCTTCGGCGGCCGCGGCCAAGCTTCCCGGGGATTTGAAATACACGGAAGACGGTTTTATCATAAACGATTTTGAAAAAGGCGGCATGTTTGCCGCGGGATGCGCCAACAAACCGGCGGATGTGGTGTCATCCAACCAGAATGCCACGGGCATGGCCTTAAAGGCAATCCAAACTCTGGTGAAAAACTAG